From Planctomycetota bacterium:
GGCAAGCCCGGAGCTCCTGCACCGGTCGCATTGCCGAATGCCACGTCCAAGCAGCCGGCAAGCACGCCGCGGACGACATTGGCCAGCGAGCCACCGCGGCGCAAATCGCCCGTTCTGCTAGTGGCCGGCGGCAGCTTCGCCGTGGTCCTGGCGCTCGGCATCGCTTACGTCGTAATGTCGGGCGGCGACGGCGAATCAAAGCCCACTGAGATCGCGGCGAACGATCAATCTCAAGCTAGCGTCGTGGCAGCCAAGCAAGCCATTGCCCCAACCACGACTTCGAAGCCGAAAATTGTCGACGAACTGCCGACTGGTGACACTCTTCCGGCCACAGCGGCGTCTCCTGCTATGGTGCCAAAGGAAACTGAGGCCGCGACGACTAGTCCAATACCCAGACCTGAAACAAGCAAGCCCCAAGCCCCAGCCAACGAATCAAAGGCTAACCCACCTTCGTCACCACCGAATTCGGTAACGCCTCCGCCGTCGAGCGTTCCAGCACCGCCTTCCGCCCCTCAGTTGGCTTTGACGCCGCCCCCCGCCGATGCGGCTCCAACGCCAACAGCCAAGTTTGACCCTGCGGTCGAACGCCGCATGGCGGAGTGGGCGATCAGCATGGGAGGCAGAGTCGAGTTCCTTATCGACGGTCAGAAGCCAACGATCGTTACCAGCCTCGATCAGTTGCCCACTCCGCAGTTTACGGTTTTGGCGATCGAAGTGCCCCGCAACCGCAAGGTCAACAATGACTCACTGAAACCCCTGCTTGAACTGAATCGACTGAGCCGCTTGGTCGTATCAGACACGTCGATCGACGACGGCGCATTTGCGTACATCGTCAAGATGCCGTGGCTCACCACGCTTGGTGTCGCCGATACCAAAATCACTGACGCGGGCATCGACGTACTTGCGGCGCATCCCAAATTAGAGGTGCTGAACGCGTCGAATACGGCCTTAACCGATCGCGCCTTGCAGAGTCTGGCCCGCAACAAGCAATTGCGGTTCATCCACGTGAATCGCACCAAAATCACCGACGCGGGCCTGCTGTACCTCAATGAACTTCCGCAGTTACTCGGCATATCCGTGGGAGAAGGCAAGGTTACCGATCGGGGCGTGAAGAACCTGGAGCCGAATGCCGACCTGACCCATTTGGCCCTCAGTGGCTTGAGTCTGACTGACACCTCGGTGGATATTCTGTCTCGGCGCACGATTCTCAAGCAATTGATTCTGCGCGACACGAATGTCACCGATCGAAGCGTCGAGAAGTTGACTGGCATGACGTCACTCTTGGAATTGTCGGTTGCCAGCACGCAAATCTCGCTGGCGGGATTTGAAAAGTTGAAGTCGGCGCTCCCGACATGTCGGTTGGACTGGTCGCCTCCCAAGCCTGCGTCTTCAGTAGCCAGCGACGCACCCGCGGCTCAGCGACTCATTCCGATCGACACTGCCAGCCGAGCCCCCATTCCTGCAAACTCCGACCAAGAGAAAGCATTGCAAGTTCTGAAGGATGTTTTCCGGGATGGTTACACCGCCGCCAAGAAGCCCGAAGAAAAAGCAGCGCTCGCCAGCCAACTGTTCAAGCAAGCGGGTGAAACTCGCGACGATGCGACATCGGCTTATGTCATGCTGACGGAAGCTCGCAACTTGGCCATCGATGCCGCTGATGCGGCAATGCTTGTGCGTGTTGCGCAAGAATTGGCCGGTCGATTTGAGATGAGCCCCTGGAATGCGTTGGCTGAATCACTAGAAAGCGCCACGCAAAAATCACATCCTCTTCCGGCATTTAAGTCCATCGCTGAAGCCGCACTGGGG
This genomic window contains:
- a CDS encoding protein kinase, with protein sequence MAVTIARFLECLNSTSALSTEELAKVQSAYPPDTRSQDADELARGLVQQGKLTRYQAAAIFQGKSDSLVLGNYLLLDKLGAGGMGQVFRARHRRMDRVVALKVLPKKALASPDAVARFQREVKAAAKLTHPNIVTAHDADEANGVHFLVMEYVDGNDLASLVKKAGPLPVAKALSMTAGAARGLQHAHAEGVVHRDIKPANLIVDKKGQVKILDMGLARLDEGCVVDDASATPQGNDLTQAGTVNGTVDYMAPEQGLDMHAVTDRADIYSLGCTLFFLLTGKTPYTGDSMVRRLLAHRDSPIPSIRAVRPEVPEPVDKLFQRMMAKRPEDRPTATELISLLEGKPGAPAPVALPNATSKQPASTPRTTLASEPPRRKSPVLLVAGGSFAVVLALGIAYVVMSGGDGESKPTEIAANDQSQASVVAAKQAIAPTTTSKPKIVDELPTGDTLPATAASPAMVPKETEAATTSPIPRPETSKPQAPANESKANPPSSPPNSVTPPPSSVPAPPSAPQLALTPPPADAAPTPTAKFDPAVERRMAEWAISMGGRVEFLIDGQKPTIVTSLDQLPTPQFTVLAIEVPRNRKVNNDSLKPLLELNRLSRLVVSDTSIDDGAFAYIVKMPWLTTLGVADTKITDAGIDVLAAHPKLEVLNASNTALTDRALQSLARNKQLRFIHVNRTKITDAGLLYLNELPQLLGISVGEGKVTDRGVKNLEPNADLTHLALSGLSLTDTSVDILSRRTILKQLILRDTNVTDRSVEKLTGMTSLLELSVASTQISLAGFEKLKSALPTCRLDWSPPKPASSVASDAPAAQRLIPIDTASRAPIPANSDQEKALQVLKDVFRDGYTAAKKPEEKAALASQLFKQAGETRDDATSAYVMLTEARNLAIDAADAAMLVRVAQELAGRFEMSPWNALAESLESATQKSHPLPAFKSIAEAALGRIDEALDDDQFDAAKRLGDVALAAARKSKDAATLKAAVDRNKSLAALKQQWDAVEDAKATLANKPDDPEANLTLGRYLCFVKGDWVAGFAKLVQGSDATLKELATKSMADPQDGAGQAEIGETWAKAADAAKGKAKSELQAGARYWYAKALPVLTGLAKAKAEQRIKQLGPDESVASRATPSSARPIRRGAVSPMEQLARDRKGAEWVLGRRGKVGILYPGLSKEQEIERVVDLPQHPFGLVKVESATTGRA